A DNA window from Hydractinia symbiolongicarpus strain clone_291-10 chromosome 6, HSymV2.1, whole genome shotgun sequence contains the following coding sequences:
- the LOC130647606 gene encoding uncharacterized protein LOC130647606, producing the protein MKISLILIAVVLCSVSVSVESRKMTCFCDIRDGVHVNSPVTANVHPDPVVRGFFAGCKTGNRLCPGRCWQAAKSVIANQNKLNDICKHRYRATISPPHGRDLIAHVRVSNCGTRYTYKLHKKVCCQKISIPLPNKPVFYYGYLC; encoded by the exons ATGAAGATATCCTTGATTTTGATAGCTGTCGTGTTGTGCAG CGTTTCAGTGAGCGTGGAGTCACGCAAGATGACATGTTTTTGTGACATCCGAGATGGAGTACATGTAAACTCACCCGTTACTGCTAATGTTCACCCAGATCCAGTTGTCAGAGGATTTTTCGCTGGATGTAAGACAGGAAATCGACTATGCCCTGGTAGATGTTGGCAAGCAGCCAAATCAGTCATCGCAAACCAGAATAAGTTGAATGATATTTGTAAGCACAGGTATAGAGCCACGATCTCTCCACCGCATGGTCGCGATTTGATCGCACATGTTCGAGTGAGTAACTGCGGTACGAGATATACATATAAATTGCATAAAAAAGTATGTTGTCAAAAAATCTCGATACCTTTACCAAACAAACCAGTCTTTTATTACGGATACCTTTGTTAG